From a region of the Equus przewalskii isolate Varuska chromosome 2, EquPr2, whole genome shotgun sequence genome:
- the CCNA2 gene encoding cyclin-A2, producing MLGSSAPGPAAREAGSALLTLQQTALQEDQENINPEKAGPAQQPRTRAGLAVLKAGNPRGPAPQQRPKTRRVAPLKDLPINDEHVTVPPWKANSKQPAFTIHVDEAEEEPQKRPGESKKTECEDALALNSAITLPGPRKPLAPLDYPMDGSFESPHNMDMSIVSEDEKPVSVNEVPDYHEDIHTYLREMEVKCKPKVGYMKKQPDITNSMRAILVDWLVEVGEEYKLQNETLHLAVNYIDRFLSSMSVLRGKLQLVGTAAMLLASKFEEIYPPEVAEFVYITDDTYTKKQVLRMEHLVLKVLAFDLAAPTVNQFLTQYFLHQQSANSKVESLAMFLGELSLIDADSYLKYLPSVIAGAAFHLALYTVTGQSWPESLAQKTGYTLQSLKPCLLDLHQTYLRAPHHAQQSIREKYKSSKYHGVSLLNPPDTLNV from the exons ATGCTGGGCAGCTCCGCGCCCGGGCCTGCGGCCCGCGAGGCGGGTTCGGCGCTGCTAACATTGCAGCAAACGGCGCTCCAGGAGGACCAGGAGAACATCAACCCCGAGAAGGCGGGGCCCGCCCAGCAGCCCCGGACCCGGGCCGGGCTGGCGGTACTAAAGGCCGGGAACCCTCGCGGTCCAGCTCCGCAGCAGAGGCCCAAAACGCGACGG gtTGCTCCACTTAAAGATCTTCCTATAAATGATGAGCATGTCACTGTTCCTCCCTGGAAAGCAAACAGTAAACAGCCTGCATTTACCATTCATGTGGATGAAGCAGAAGAGGAGCCACAGAAGAGGCCAGGTGAATCTAAAAAAACAGAATGCGAAGATGCCCTGGCTTTGAATTCAGCTATTACTTTGCCTGGACCAAGAAAACCACTGGCACCTCTTGATTATCCAATGGATGGTAGTTTTG AGTCACCACATAATATGGACATGTCAATTGTATCGGAAGATGAAAAGCCAGTAAGTGTTAATGAAGTACCAGACTACCATGAGGATATTCACACATACCTTAGGGAAATGGAG GTTAAATGTAAGCCTAAAGTGGGTTACATGAAGAAACAGCCAGACATCACTAACAGTATGAGGGCTATCCTTGTGGACTGGTTAGTTGAAGTAGGAGAAGAATATAAACTACAAAATGAGACCCTGCATTTAGCTGTGAACTACATTGATAGGTTCCTTTCATCGATGTCCGTGTTGAGAGGAAAACTTCAGCTTGTGGGCACTGCTGCTATGCTGTTAGCCTC AAAGTTTGAAGAAATATACCCCCCAGAAGTAGCAGAGTTTGTGTACATTACAGATGATACCTATACCAAGAAACAAGTTCTGAGAATGGAGCACTTAGTTTTGAAAGTCCTTGCTTTTGACTTAGCCGCACCGACAGTCAATCAGTTTCTTACCCAATACTTTCTGCACCAGCAGTCTGCAAACAGCAAAGTTGAAAGTTTAGCAATG TTTTTGGGAGAGCTGAGTTTGATAGATGCTGACTCATACCTAAAGTATTTGCCGTCAGTTATTGCTGGAGCGGCCTTTCATTTAGCACTCTACACGGTCACAGGACAAAGCTGG CCTGAATCCTTAGCACAGAAGACTGGGTACACCCTGCAAAGTCTCAAGCCTTGTCTCCTGGACCTTCACCAGACCTACCTCAGAGCGCCACACCACGCACAACAGTCAATAAGAGAAAAGTACAAAAGTTCAAA GTATCATGGTGTTTCTCTCCTCAACCCACCAGATACACTAAACGTGTAA